From Clostridium sp. SY8519:
ACGCGCATGTGGTCGGGCAGAAGGGAATCCCGATGTACAAACTGTATCCGTTGGCATAATCCATGTCCGCCAGCAGCTCCTCTTCTTTCCGGGCCACTTCTATGGCCAGGCCGATCTTTTCCTCGGAAGCAAAATATTTTTCCTTCATGTATGACCGGATCCGGGCTTCGCTTCTTCCTTCTTCCATCATCTGAAGGGGGATCTTTGTCGGGCGAATTCCCGTCAGCGTTCCCCAGGGCAGCGTCCGTCCGGAATAGGCACAGAGCAGTTCATAAAGCTTTTGTTTCAGCCGGTTTTTGGTTTCCTTTCGGTCCGAGAAGTTCACCGCTGTGCTTCCGGACAGCTCGGTTTCCTCCCCGGAAGCACCTGCGTGAAACGCAAAACGGATGCTTCCAGGAAATTCCTGAGAAGCATCTTCGTCGGCATGCTCATATGTAACTGTCATACGGAAGGACACCGGGTCTGTTTTCCGGCAGTCCCGGTCTGAGACATACACATCTTCCCCGGGATAAAATGCCTTCACCAGGGAATGTATGTCATATTCGAAATTCGGTTCATTCAGCTTAACTGTAATCATATCTGTTCCTTTGCGGCTATCCGAGATACGGATTGTACTGTCTCTCATAGCCAATGGTGGTGCGCCGTTCGTGGCCCGGCAGCACTTCTGTATCTCCCGGCAGTTCCAGCAGTTTTTCCTTGACGCTTCTTACCAGGCTGCTCATGCTGCCCCCCGGAAAATCCGTCCGTCCGATGGATCCGCAGAACAGGGAATCCCCGCTGGCCAGTACCTTATTGCCTTCAAAATAATAGCAGCAGCCTCCCGGCGTATGCCCCGGCGTCAGCAGCACACGGATGGTAAACCCGGCCAGTTCCAGCACCTGTCCATCCCTGACGTAAATATCCGCGGAAAACTTCCGGGGATGTCTGCTCCAGAGTCCCGTCAGATTCATCTGCGGATCTTCCAGGGTCTGTTTTTCTGCTTCATGGGCATAGACCGGGATCTGGAATTCCTCCTTGATCGCCTGTACCGCGCCCACATGGTCAAAGTGCCCGTGGGTCAGAAGCACTGCTACCGGCGTCAGCTTCTCCGAACGGATCCGGTCAATCAGAAGATCCGCCTGGGCGCCCGGATCCACAATCAGGGTCTCCATGGTCTTTTCGTTCACGATAAAGTAGCAGTTGGTCATTACCTCGCCTACTGTATATTCCATCACGCGCAGATTGCCTGCCATACATCTGTCCTCATCTTTCTGTATCTCTGTCCGGGCGAATCCTTCGCCGCTGTTTTCCTGCGTATCACCCGCCGGTGGAGCGTTTGATATCAAATACGCTGTCTACCTGGCGGATCTTTTCAATCAGTGCCGACAGCTCATCTTTTCCCTTGGTCCGGAAGGAAATATCGATGGTGGCAACACCTTTTTTGCTGGTACGGGAGCTGATGGTCGCAATATCGATCTCCCGCTCGGTAAATATCTTGGAAATGTCTACCAGAAGTCCCATCCGGTTGTGTCCGTATACGGTAATTTCCACCAGATAGCGTCCCTCGGAATTCTGCTCTTCCTCTGAGCCTCTGGCCCATTCCGCCTCAATGAGCCGGTCCCGGTCCCAGCTGGGCATTTTAATAATATTAATGCAGTCGGTCCGATGGATCGATACACCTCTTCCTCTGGTAACAAATCCCACGATTTCATCTCCGGGCACCGGACTGCAGCACTTGGAAAAGTGCACCGCCACATCCGACAGGCCTTTGATGATGATTCCGCTCTGGTTTTTCTTCTGGTTCTGTTTGTCCCGTTCGGTGACCCGGGCCGCTTCTTTGCTGTCTCCGGAATGGGCTTCCAGCACAGAGTCGTCGGTCTGCACACGGGCCCGGGCTACTTTGCGCTCCTCCTCCATCAGCCGGTTCACAATCTGCGCCTCGGTCAGTCCACCGTGCCCCACGGCTGCCAGCACGGAATTCCAGTCTTTGAATCCGTATTTTTTCTGAACTTTTTCCTGGTACGCGTTTTTGTTCAGAATGGCTGTGCTGTATCCCTTGCCTTTGCAGTAGATATTCAGCAGTTCCTTGCCCCGTATGATATTCTCTTCTTTGAACTCGTTGCGGAACCACTGGTTGATCTTGTTCTTGGCCTGCGTGCTTTTGACGATATTCAGCCAGTCCCGGCTGGGGCCTCTGGAATTCTGGGAAGTCAGGATCTCGATCCGGTCCCCGTTGCGGATTTCGTAATCGATGGTCACTAACTTGCCGTTGACCTTGGCGCCGATCATCTTGTTGCCGACAGCGGTGTGGATGCTGTAGGCAAAATCAATCGGTGTGGAGCCCTTGGGAAGGCTCTTGACATCCCCGTTGGGCGTAAAGCAGAAGACAGAATCCGAAAAAAGATCCAGGTCACTTTTCAGCAGACTCATAAATTCGTGATTGTCTGACATATCCTGCTGCCACTCCAGGATCTGACGCAGCCAGGACAGTTTTTCCTCTTCGCCGCTGATTCCGCCGCCGTTGTTGGCTTCTTTGTATTTCCAGTGGGCGGCAATACCGTATTCGCAGGTACGGTGCATTTCCTCCGTACGGATCTGGATCTCAAAGGGCTGGCCGTTGGGGCCCATCAGTGTCGTATGCAGCGACTGATACATGTTGGGCTTCGGCATGGCGATGTAATCCTTGAAGCGCCCCGGCACCGGCGTGTAATGCTCGTGGATCACACCCAGCGCCGCGTAGCAGTCTTTGACATCCTTGACAATAATCCGGATCGCGAACAGATCATAAATCTGGTCCAGTGTTTTGTCCTGATTGACCATCTTTTTGTAAATGCTGAAGAAATGCTTGGCGCGTCCGTAGACGGTTGCTTCGATATCCGCTGCCGCAATGGTGGATTTTACCTGTTTTACCAACGCGTCCACATAGGCGTCCCGTTC
This genomic window contains:
- a CDS encoding MBL fold metallo-hydrolase, with the protein product MAGNLRVMEYTVGEVMTNCYFIVNEKTMETLIVDPGAQADLLIDRIRSEKLTPVAVLLTHGHFDHVGAVQAIKEEFQIPVYAHEAEKQTLEDPQMNLTGLWSRHPRKFSADIYVRDGQVLELAGFTIRVLLTPGHTPGGCCYYFEGNKVLASGDSLFCGSIGRTDFPGGSMSSLVRSVKEKLLELPGDTEVLPGHERRTTIGYERQYNPYLG
- a CDS encoding bifunctional (p)ppGpp synthetase/guanosine-3',5'-bis(diphosphate) 3'-pyrophosphohydrolase — encoded protein: MREKEFKELEELVSADTLESDKIRSTKDFVSPEELHEELIRSIRRYHPSTDISLVEKAYHIAANAHKGQVRKSGEEYIIHPLCVAIILADLEMDKETIVAGLLHDVAEDTGMTLEELAEDFNDEVALLVDGVTKLNQLSYDADKIEVQAENLRKMFLAMAKDIRVIIIKLADRLHNMRTLQFMKPEKQKEKARETMEIYAPIAQRLGISSIKVELEDLSLKYLEPEAYYDLVEKIALRKKERDAYVDALVKQVKSTIAAADIEATVYGRAKHFFSIYKKMVNQDKTLDQIYDLFAIRIIVKDVKDCYAALGVIHEHYTPVPGRFKDYIAMPKPNMYQSLHTTLMGPNGQPFEIQIRTEEMHRTCEYGIAAHWKYKEANNGGGISGEEEKLSWLRQILEWQQDMSDNHEFMSLLKSDLDLFSDSVFCFTPNGDVKSLPKGSTPIDFAYSIHTAVGNKMIGAKVNGKLVTIDYEIRNGDRIEILTSQNSRGPSRDWLNIVKSTQAKNKINQWFRNEFKEENIIRGKELLNIYCKGKGYSTAILNKNAYQEKVQKKYGFKDWNSVLAAVGHGGLTEAQIVNRLMEEERKVARARVQTDDSVLEAHSGDSKEAARVTERDKQNQKKNQSGIIIKGLSDVAVHFSKCCSPVPGDEIVGFVTRGRGVSIHRTDCINIIKMPSWDRDRLIEAEWARGSEEEQNSEGRYLVEITVYGHNRMGLLVDISKIFTEREIDIATISSRTSKKGVATIDISFRTKGKDELSALIEKIRQVDSVFDIKRSTGG